A region from the Leptospira venezuelensis genome encodes:
- the purT gene encoding formate-dependent phosphoribosylglycinamide formyltransferase: protein MRKKILLLGSGELGKEFVIAAQRLGQYIITVDSYDGAPAMQVAHEKEVIDMLDGDALDRVVAKHKPDLIVPEIEAIRTERFYEYEKQGYQVVPSAKAANFTMNRKAIRDLASQTLGLKTAKYKYASTLEGLKEAISTIGIPCVVKPLMSSSGKGQSVIKTESDIEPAWIASQTKGRTGASEIIVEEFISFESEITLLTVTQKSGRTLFCPPIGHRQERGDYQESWQPTEISDSQLKSAQEMAEKVTKELGGAGIWGVEFFLTKDDVYFSELSPRPHDTGMVTLAGTQSFNEFELHVRTVLGLPIPEILLVRRGASAVILAQTEGQVPNIQGLDKACEMPESDLRIFGKPITKKYRRMGVALTYSDKDESISMLRKRAVLIASKIKVD, encoded by the coding sequence ATGAGAAAGAAAATACTTCTGCTCGGCTCAGGTGAGCTCGGAAAAGAATTCGTAATCGCAGCCCAAAGATTAGGCCAATATATAATTACAGTCGATAGTTACGATGGAGCACCCGCAATGCAGGTCGCTCATGAAAAAGAAGTCATCGATATGCTGGATGGGGACGCACTAGATAGAGTCGTTGCCAAACATAAACCCGATTTGATCGTTCCGGAAATCGAAGCAATCAGAACCGAAAGATTTTATGAATATGAAAAGCAAGGTTACCAAGTGGTTCCGAGCGCTAAGGCTGCAAACTTTACGATGAACCGTAAAGCAATCAGAGACCTTGCTTCTCAAACATTAGGCTTAAAAACAGCCAAGTATAAATATGCATCTACATTAGAAGGATTGAAAGAAGCAATTTCAACCATAGGAATTCCTTGCGTTGTAAAACCTTTGATGTCCTCATCTGGTAAAGGACAGTCCGTCATTAAAACGGAATCAGATATCGAACCGGCTTGGATCGCTTCTCAAACCAAAGGGAGAACTGGTGCTTCGGAGATCATAGTCGAGGAGTTTATCTCCTTCGAATCTGAGATCACTTTATTAACTGTGACTCAAAAGTCGGGAAGAACTTTATTCTGCCCTCCAATTGGTCATAGGCAAGAAAGAGGAGACTATCAAGAAAGCTGGCAACCTACAGAGATCAGCGATTCCCAACTTAAATCAGCTCAAGAAATGGCGGAGAAGGTCACGAAAGAACTAGGTGGCGCAGGTATCTGGGGAGTAGAATTTTTCTTAACAAAAGATGATGTCTATTTTTCAGAACTTTCTCCAAGACCGCATGATACTGGAATGGTTACTTTGGCCGGCACCCAAAGTTTTAATGAATTTGAATTACATGTTAGAACTGTTTTAGGTTTGCCAATTCCTGAAATTCTTTTGGTAAGAAGAGGAGCAAGCGCTGTAATCCTAGCTCAAACTGAAGGCCAGGTTCCAAATATCCAAGGACTCGATAAGGCTTGTGAAATGCCTGAATCTGATCTTAGAATTTTTGGAAAACCGATCACCAAAAAATATAGAAGAATGGGAGTGGCACTTACTTATTCTGATAAAGATGAATCCATCTCTATGCTTCGCAAAAGAGCAGTATTGATCGCATCTAAGATCAAAGTGGATTAA
- a CDS encoding glycosyl hydrolase family 18 protein, producing the protein MKVFSGLRFIFNCVICISLCPLSAQENVWKYTISQDLSSKPLAYWEKVFKPGISICFTGTYIGANGEVSGVSVPSALQIIGNKNEIRWFPLITFSSEAIGKKVLASPQLRKSLVRNLELYMKDHSFYSGIHLDFEGIGTEHSTYYKELLLELQPILKKKGKLLTLAVFPMEGFDPKLSGFHSEIYKENLADEIVLMAYDLHSSKTSPGPVTEFNWAKRNTEHLLKTYKPEQIWLGLPLYGYYWKKGVRRPKLLTQSSDRNFVIQHGKEKEGIFLIRTTQGEGSLVLDLKFWEEYSKNIKLKGIAFWRQGF; encoded by the coding sequence ATGAAGGTCTTTTCAGGGCTTAGATTCATATTTAACTGCGTTATTTGCATTTCCCTATGTCCCTTATCGGCTCAGGAAAATGTATGGAAGTATACTATAAGCCAGGACCTAAGCTCCAAACCCTTAGCTTATTGGGAGAAGGTATTCAAACCTGGAATCAGCATTTGTTTTACCGGGACTTATATCGGAGCTAATGGAGAAGTCTCCGGAGTTTCGGTACCTTCTGCCCTTCAAATAATTGGAAATAAGAATGAGATCAGATGGTTTCCGCTCATTACTTTTAGTTCAGAAGCAATAGGGAAGAAGGTTCTGGCTTCTCCCCAGCTCCGAAAATCTCTTGTTCGAAATCTAGAACTCTATATGAAAGATCATTCTTTCTATTCAGGGATTCATTTGGATTTTGAAGGAATAGGTACAGAACATTCTACCTACTATAAAGAACTCTTGTTGGAACTCCAACCGATCTTAAAAAAGAAAGGTAAACTTCTTACATTGGCGGTCTTTCCGATGGAAGGATTTGATCCTAAACTTTCCGGTTTTCACTCAGAAATTTATAAAGAAAATCTCGCAGACGAAATTGTGCTTATGGCTTACGATCTGCATTCTTCTAAAACTTCTCCCGGACCGGTGACAGAGTTTAATTGGGCAAAACGAAATACTGAACATCTACTCAAAACATATAAACCGGAACAAATCTGGCTTGGTCTCCCTCTTTACGGTTATTATTGGAAGAAGGGTGTAAGACGCCCTAAACTCCTAACCCAATCCTCCGATAGAAATTTTGTAATTCAGCATGGAAAAGAAAAAGAAGGCATCTTTCTCATCCGTACGACTCAAGGAGAAGGAAGTCTGGTCCTAGATCTAAAGTTCTGGGAAGAGTATTCAAAAAACATAAAGCTGAAGGGTATAGCTTTTTGGAGGCAAGGCTTTTGA
- a CDS encoding LIC13411 family adhesin, with translation MKKRLIIHFFFILILDLVVIDCSTYWSHRKKDLADVFTAGVETPGYGLGVRIGPLATGFVFQGGESEPGKRDLGTGYGLRGGNYGPYRSQQLIFGFLGGEKFHSMPPNETSPKKEETKTPESNSQTDKNFLLLPENPESEQDPNPTPELSDERLNSKSYEIRYLRFYNNPVSERRKAKKEAFFRKYLESLDPQKRNEAIQSFLAQNPKNKDNYPSAFLFEVELYISIRYGIRVGFNFGEFLDFLLGFAGIDLMEDDI, from the coding sequence ATGAAAAAAAGACTTATCATACATTTTTTCTTTATTTTAATTTTGGATCTCGTAGTGATCGATTGTTCAACTTACTGGTCTCATAGAAAAAAAGATTTAGCGGATGTTTTCACTGCAGGAGTAGAAACTCCAGGTTACGGACTCGGAGTTAGAATAGGACCTCTTGCTACGGGATTTGTTTTTCAAGGTGGAGAATCTGAGCCAGGTAAAAGAGACTTAGGCACAGGATACGGATTAAGAGGCGGAAATTACGGACCTTATAGATCTCAACAATTGATCTTCGGATTTTTAGGAGGAGAGAAGTTCCACTCCATGCCTCCAAATGAAACTTCTCCCAAAAAAGAAGAAACCAAAACACCTGAATCAAATTCTCAAACTGATAAAAACTTTTTATTACTTCCCGAAAATCCGGAATCGGAACAAGACCCAAATCCTACTCCTGAACTTTCGGACGAAAGATTAAATTCTAAAAGTTATGAAATCCGATATTTACGTTTTTATAATAATCCAGTTTCTGAAAGAAGAAAGGCCAAAAAAGAAGCATTCTTTCGAAAGTACTTAGAAAGTTTAGATCCTCAAAAAAGGAACGAAGCAATCCAGTCATTCTTAGCCCAAAATCCTAAAAACAAAGACAATTATCCTTCTGCATTTTTGTTCGAAGTGGAATTATATATTTCTATTCGATACGGTATTAGAGTTGGATTTAACTTCGGTGAATTTTTAGATTTTCTTTTAGGGTTCGCTGGGATCGATTTGATGGAAGACGATATCTGA
- a CDS encoding NUDIX domain-containing protein, which produces MSKHGFFQITQKVFLRKGKELLILRDRKSGFGDLPGGRMNEDEFYGDWLESLSRELKEEMGETCEIKIHPRPILIHKHRVSDGNHPCVIVAYHGEFVSGEITLSDEHDYIAWVDAATYDPKPLFFEYMLDALQLYQKEYVPQIPDGKLNPKGWLA; this is translated from the coding sequence TTGAGCAAACACGGTTTTTTTCAAATCACACAAAAGGTTTTTTTGAGAAAAGGAAAGGAACTTCTCATTCTTAGGGATCGCAAATCTGGATTTGGGGATCTTCCTGGCGGAAGAATGAACGAAGACGAATTCTATGGAGATTGGCTGGAAAGTTTATCTAGAGAGTTAAAAGAAGAAATGGGAGAAACTTGTGAGATCAAGATCCACCCGCGACCAATCCTAATTCACAAACATAGAGTCAGTGATGGAAATCATCCATGTGTGATTGTTGCTTATCATGGAGAATTTGTATCGGGAGAAATTACTCTCTCCGACGAGCATGATTATATTGCTTGGGTAGATGCTGCCACATACGATCCCAAACCTTTATTTTTCGAATATATGCTGGATGCTCTGCAATTGTATCAAAAAGAATATGTTCCCCAGATTCCTGATGGTAAATTAAATCCTAAAGGTTGGTTAGCATGA
- a CDS encoding TetR/AcrR family transcriptional regulator, with product MSLPKIAKKKLPVSSKQKEKNSKLNLRKSPSQKRAIERVQYILDIVADLLDEVGTEGLTTNLIAQRAEIPIGSLYQYFPNKHAILKAVGQRHLERVNSMILNFLDTSPSKMEWENLVDKLIDAFAQLYKSEPGFIPMWSNKNLDPELVSIDRENNRAIANFIAELFFGVIPWMKKKEEMMVMSRIMVEVSDSVLSRWLRERQDSALADGILQELKTMLKAYMNYYIQRGSK from the coding sequence ATGTCTTTGCCCAAAATTGCAAAAAAGAAACTGCCAGTATCCTCTAAACAAAAAGAGAAAAACTCTAAGTTAAATCTGAGAAAATCACCTTCTCAAAAACGAGCTATAGAGAGGGTTCAATATATCTTGGATATCGTTGCCGATCTTTTGGATGAAGTTGGAACAGAAGGTCTGACTACAAATTTGATCGCTCAAAGAGCAGAGATACCTATCGGCTCCTTATATCAATATTTTCCAAACAAACATGCCATATTAAAAGCCGTAGGACAAAGGCATCTGGAAAGAGTGAATTCAATGATTCTGAATTTTCTGGATACTTCTCCGAGTAAAATGGAATGGGAAAATCTGGTAGATAAGCTTATAGATGCATTTGCTCAACTTTATAAATCTGAGCCAGGGTTTATACCTATGTGGTCGAATAAAAATCTCGATCCTGAACTTGTAAGTATAGATAGAGAGAATAACAGAGCCATCGCCAATTTTATCGCGGAGTTATTTTTCGGGGTCATTCCTTGGATGAAGAAAAAAGAGGAAATGATGGTCATGTCCAGGATCATGGTAGAAGTATCAGATTCTGTTTTAAGCCGTTGGCTTAGAGAAAGACAGGATAGTGCTCTCGCAGATGGGATTTTACAAGAACTAAAAACAATGCTTAAAGCTTATATGAATTATTATATCCAGAGAGGATCGAAATGA
- a CDS encoding rhomboid family intramembrane serine protease yields MKAFLFEFPLTAFIVGLISISQILLNVFVPEEIVSTFFISRPGEFYPWKWIGMVFLHADFTHLFWNMIFLFFLGRIVEYKVGQAKWLLFFFMGALVSGGLDSFVRGMILGENQPAIGASGAVSGLAAVAALLSPFSIRIRKRSYPFPVFAVAWLMVYSDITNLFSRDQVAHWAHLGGFISVVFTAYFLNNKIKRELHTGFALNLVFVILLLILGFFVGAR; encoded by the coding sequence ATGAAGGCCTTTCTATTCGAATTTCCTCTAACTGCTTTCATTGTAGGACTTATCAGTATTTCTCAAATACTTCTAAATGTATTCGTTCCAGAAGAAATCGTAAGTACGTTCTTCATCAGTCGTCCTGGAGAATTCTATCCTTGGAAATGGATCGGTATGGTCTTCTTACATGCCGACTTCACTCATTTGTTTTGGAATATGATCTTTCTATTTTTTTTAGGAAGGATCGTAGAATATAAAGTCGGCCAAGCAAAATGGCTTCTTTTCTTTTTTATGGGGGCACTTGTCTCAGGTGGTTTGGATTCTTTTGTAAGAGGAATGATATTAGGAGAGAATCAACCTGCAATCGGAGCTTCTGGCGCTGTATCCGGGTTAGCTGCCGTTGCAGCATTACTTTCTCCTTTTTCTATTCGAATCAGAAAGCGAAGTTACCCTTTTCCTGTTTTCGCAGTGGCCTGGCTTATGGTATATTCTGATATCACCAATTTATTTTCCAGAGACCAAGTCGCACACTGGGCTCATTTGGGTGGATTTATTTCTGTGGTATTCACTGCTTATTTTCTCAATAATAAGATCAAACGAGAATTGCATACTGGCTTTGCATTAAACTTAGTGTTCGTTATTTTACTTTTGATATTGGGATTTTTTGTCGGGGCAAGATAA
- a CDS encoding FecR family protein, translated as MNRKLFLLLLIGTIIGSTNSCSKILNAKSKPGLVVIFLNGKVEVSRNGKLIPLSLGSILQKNDTIKTNSGTLDLQTNLGHVIRLKSYTDLSIDALHGDLSEETSLAVRTGLLLVKTNKLSQREQFKISTSTAIAGVRGTAFSFEVVQGTLPKIKVYEGMVAMTLKAPVSQVIPADKIAENPNYQKLQKLLEENEIVISEEEEAEVKPEFDQLAQTILNRLDDAAVAQSIENFRDDLLRTVQKGKFERDPRESADLETLVKVDEDLISGSLNSKSLAKEIEKDQDEKLNIALDKVESIAGSQKLDSEEEIKKYYSVLESIHKLDKTILYGAVVTQVGNTILVHSTKGIFRMNISEVEYIQYKNFDVVTKKKR; from the coding sequence ATGAATCGAAAACTCTTCCTGTTACTCCTGATTGGAACAATTATCGGATCTACAAATTCATGTTCCAAAATTCTAAACGCTAAATCCAAGCCAGGTTTAGTAGTCATATTCCTAAATGGAAAAGTAGAAGTTTCAAGAAATGGAAAACTCATCCCCCTTTCTTTAGGAAGTATCCTTCAAAAGAACGATACCATTAAAACAAATAGCGGCACCTTAGATCTTCAAACAAACCTTGGCCATGTAATCCGTCTAAAGTCATATACAGATCTAAGCATTGATGCTCTTCACGGGGATCTTTCTGAAGAAACCTCCCTTGCAGTTAGAACGGGACTTCTTCTTGTAAAAACAAATAAATTAAGCCAGAGGGAACAGTTCAAAATTTCTACATCTACTGCAATCGCTGGAGTTCGAGGGACTGCATTCTCTTTCGAAGTAGTACAAGGCACACTTCCTAAAATCAAAGTGTATGAGGGAATGGTTGCAATGACCTTAAAGGCCCCTGTTAGCCAAGTAATCCCTGCAGACAAAATTGCAGAAAATCCAAACTATCAAAAACTCCAGAAATTATTGGAAGAAAACGAGATAGTGATCTCTGAAGAAGAAGAAGCAGAAGTTAAACCGGAATTCGACCAATTGGCCCAAACAATTTTGAATCGATTAGATGATGCTGCCGTTGCTCAAAGTATTGAAAATTTCAGGGATGATTTATTACGCACAGTCCAAAAAGGAAAATTTGAAAGAGACCCTAGAGAAAGTGCTGATCTAGAAACCTTAGTAAAAGTAGATGAGGATCTCATCTCAGGTAGTTTAAATAGTAAGTCCCTAGCAAAGGAAATAGAAAAGGACCAAGACGAAAAATTGAATATTGCTCTGGATAAAGTAGAATCGATTGCAGGTTCTCAAAAACTGGACTCCGAAGAAGAGATCAAAAAATATTATAGCGTTTTAGAATCAATTCATAAGCTGGATAAAACAATTTTATATGGAGCAGTGGTAACTCAGGTAGGAAATACCATTTTGGTACATTCTACCAAAGGTATCTTCCGTATGAATATTTCCGAAGTGGAGTATATCCAATACAAAAACTTTGATGTGGTTACTAAAAAGAAAAGGTAA
- a CDS encoding alcohol dehydrogenase catalytic domain-containing protein produces the protein MIEVRFTAYEYNSNDSFTDAVYEMKGSEESGWQILRNSSLYLELGKGYRLLKTELCGICSTDLDRRFLPFSLPQIIGHEVVASDYFSGEKYVLEINDTVVSRGEEADPFCQVGIPTHSPTRMVLGIDRLPGGFGPYILAPKGNLVETKQLADMEAVLLEPFAASLHGVEVSLRRVGADLKKIAVLGPRRLGSLVIAALDLYRKRNKLNYEIVSFIRHQNLAELSLSMGADQALYFSTLGEGKVEEGLLFEKNIGTPTSASWLDYKYSFDLVFDTTGSTSGLETSIHLTRKEIHRKTTNGQSSLGIAHLTELVVDELTIADLKPGFLDLVWGIEVSSPVWVFVSSSVSLNKEEKELLDDLDKENKIRMFIGSVEEGKKFLGSQEFQGALPRFDFAIVDSPSELDLVIRPDKKEEKSLVRPRGFILISASAGAKSNLFLDWIAAGGILSTSRCGDFVRTRELLLSEPGFLKSVSENLISKEFDSRSIPEAYTDARKPENIKVVVRHKAS, from the coding sequence TTGATAGAAGTCCGGTTTACCGCCTACGAATACAATTCCAACGATTCTTTCACGGACGCAGTGTATGAAATGAAAGGTTCAGAAGAATCCGGTTGGCAGATACTTCGAAATTCTTCTCTTTATCTAGAACTAGGAAAAGGTTATAGACTTCTCAAAACGGAACTTTGTGGGATTTGCTCCACAGATTTAGATCGTAGATTTTTACCTTTTTCGCTTCCGCAGATCATTGGTCATGAAGTAGTCGCATCCGATTATTTTAGCGGCGAAAAATATGTATTAGAAATTAATGATACAGTTGTCTCCAGGGGAGAAGAGGCAGATCCTTTTTGTCAGGTTGGAATTCCAACGCATAGCCCGACTAGAATGGTACTTGGAATAGATCGTTTGCCCGGAGGATTCGGACCTTATATCCTCGCACCAAAAGGGAACCTGGTAGAAACCAAACAACTTGCTGATATGGAAGCAGTTTTACTAGAGCCATTTGCAGCTTCTTTGCACGGTGTAGAAGTTTCGCTTCGTCGGGTTGGAGCAGATCTCAAAAAAATCGCAGTTTTAGGCCCTAGACGTTTAGGCTCACTTGTGATTGCCGCTTTGGATCTATATAGAAAGAGAAACAAACTAAACTATGAAATTGTTTCTTTTATCCGGCATCAAAACTTAGCAGAACTATCTTTGAGTATGGGCGCAGATCAGGCTTTATACTTTTCCACTTTAGGAGAAGGGAAAGTCGAAGAAGGACTTTTATTTGAAAAGAATATAGGAACTCCAACATCAGCATCTTGGCTTGATTACAAATATTCTTTCGATCTAGTATTCGATACTACAGGTTCAACTTCCGGATTAGAAACTAGTATACATCTTACGCGAAAAGAAATTCATAGAAAGACTACAAATGGTCAGTCGTCTCTCGGAATTGCTCATCTTACTGAGCTGGTTGTGGATGAACTCACTATTGCAGATCTTAAACCTGGCTTTTTAGATTTGGTTTGGGGAATCGAGGTTTCTTCTCCTGTGTGGGTTTTTGTTTCTTCTTCTGTTTCTTTAAACAAAGAAGAAAAAGAATTATTAGATGATCTGGACAAGGAAAATAAGATCCGGATGTTTATAGGTTCAGTCGAAGAGGGAAAAAAGTTTTTAGGATCCCAAGAATTCCAAGGTGCTCTGCCACGCTTTGATTTTGCAATAGTAGATTCTCCTTCTGAACTCGACTTAGTGATTCGTCCGGATAAGAAGGAAGAAAAATCTTTGGTTCGTCCGAGAGGTTTCATTTTAATATCTGCATCGGCTGGGGCTAAATCGAATTTATTTTTAGATTGGATTGCAGCCGGTGGAATTTTGAGCACAAGTAGATGCGGGGATTTCGTTCGAACCAGGGAACTTCTACTATCCGAACCTGGATTCTTAAAATCTGTTTCTGAAAACTTGATTAGCAAAGAATTCGATTCCAGATCTATACCGGAAGCATATACAGACGCAAGAAAACCGGAGAATATAAAAGTGGTTGTCAGGCATAAAGCTTCCTGA
- a CDS encoding fructosamine kinase family protein, with the protein MAITNTGMGELIRDGLDRLGILSSSKKAEITHHSTSLFELYKARLPDGSQLAIKIIPKKEMAETEAEGLEQLCRLGVRVPEYLGTVHLGKVSLLAMEFVQTGSSAGFREDLIASLKNLYKNEFGSWGWKKDNFIGTLNQANGWFSSFREFYWERRLKPQIELAQARKLLTDKDLLAIRGIFNKFSEDWGLDHVKPRMVHGDLWSGNVLQGKNGFAYLIDPSVAYSHPEQDLAMLQLFGSPLNLEEMQDILATAGIDDPGNLKDRIQFWQLYPVLVHINLFGASYLTSLRHILRYYGVK; encoded by the coding sequence ATGGCAATCACGAATACAGGAATGGGTGAATTGATCCGAGACGGATTAGATCGTCTTGGTATTTTATCCTCCTCCAAAAAGGCGGAGATCACTCATCATTCTACAAGTTTATTCGAACTATATAAGGCACGGTTACCTGACGGTTCCCAACTTGCCATTAAGATCATTCCTAAAAAAGAAATGGCCGAGACTGAGGCAGAAGGTCTGGAACAACTTTGCAGGCTTGGGGTGCGGGTTCCTGAATATTTAGGAACCGTTCATTTAGGAAAAGTTTCCCTGCTTGCCATGGAGTTTGTGCAAACAGGTTCTTCTGCGGGTTTTAGAGAAGATCTAATTGCCAGTTTAAAAAATTTATACAAAAACGAATTCGGTTCCTGGGGCTGGAAGAAGGATAACTTTATTGGCACTTTAAACCAAGCCAACGGTTGGTTTTCTTCCTTCAGAGAATTTTATTGGGAACGAAGATTAAAACCTCAGATAGAACTTGCACAAGCCAGAAAACTTCTTACAGACAAAGACCTACTAGCAATCAGAGGGATCTTCAATAAGTTTTCAGAAGATTGGGGACTGGATCATGTAAAACCTAGAATGGTCCATGGAGATCTTTGGTCCGGAAACGTTTTGCAAGGTAAGAATGGATTTGCATATTTGATAGATCCATCTGTGGCTTATTCTCATCCGGAACAAGACCTTGCTATGCTACAATTATTCGGAAGCCCATTAAATTTAGAAGAGATGCAAGATATTCTGGCTACTGCTGGCATAGATGATCCGGGTAATTTGAAGGATAGGATCCAATTCTGGCAATTGTATCCAGTGCTTGTGCATATTAATCTATTCGGTGCTTCTTACCTGACGAGCCTCAGGCATATTCTTCGCTATTACGGCGTGAAATAG
- a CDS encoding 1-acyl-sn-glycerol-3-phosphate acyltransferase, translating into MNELEETRVRHKNIAVFGGGPMGVHLSVSLAERADRLFLWYFDKKKSDRLQKDRSAELLEEIVPLADNIIVTNDFDFLSQGSWIIVIAVPSRQKENVIDRISSYLSEQEEHTIISFTKGLVSTSTRKKTNAITFSDYVIKVREMKENLNMEYVAVAGPNLLSEMAKGKHSFFSIASTGERASEIMEDLFSGPRNHIKTFEDIRTLELFGVMKNPIAIACGFVNGIPECGSNFEGELISLGFSEIITLLNALELPIKPAMEFGLADLITTATSRSSRNRAYGQRFIRKLISGEDSPNLLERIELFLNPKEFIQKEMSQSETHVEGAYALSTILDLAEEKKVELPLFTTLFEVLTRKVSPTEMIRFVSKSTSDDIRNISRTARKRFGLSLASGKEFQQALRRRVLRHVHSQPGLSDRILKQSGLQIKSLEKRYTEAVETEAGTDLMLLPKEIELWKEAEVAYENGKSRNIERLVEFYVSEIADEYSPLFRESLIHLVAPARFAIGGFKPGGGLPKIGGNIKEIKALASRYDILYTPTHRSHLDSIEVAFGLRWLGLPVPRYAADKKVMGTPGLARVLKSLGAYMVDRKRNRNLLYLECLTQYSTMMLEAGIPTLVYPEGTRSRTGGIIPIKTGILSTSVDAFKHTGSEVIVVPIVLSYENVPEDVEFAGKDTHLSFRDFLFKRTEVYMDLCEPIPVSRYIQEDDPTLSISMEISRYWQAHHKILPNHIVAKLLMEADGEISASDLSKMIEEMILTRKGNYLTKDVSEILERGLKVLNSRKFIKKENGLIKALEPELLQYYGNMVPDPT; encoded by the coding sequence ATGAACGAATTGGAAGAAACTCGAGTCCGTCATAAAAACATCGCCGTCTTCGGGGGCGGGCCAATGGGAGTTCATCTTTCTGTATCCTTAGCCGAAAGAGCGGACAGGCTTTTTCTTTGGTACTTCGATAAGAAAAAGTCAGATCGCCTTCAAAAAGATAGATCGGCTGAGCTGTTGGAAGAAATTGTTCCCCTTGCTGACAATATTATCGTTACAAACGATTTCGATTTTTTATCTCAAGGTTCGTGGATCATCGTTATCGCAGTTCCTTCCAGACAAAAGGAAAATGTGATTGATAGGATCTCCTCTTATCTTTCAGAACAAGAAGAGCATACTATCATTTCTTTCACCAAAGGATTGGTTTCCACTTCTACTCGTAAAAAAACTAACGCTATTACATTCTCCGACTACGTGATCAAAGTTAGAGAGATGAAAGAAAATTTGAACATGGAATATGTTGCCGTGGCAGGGCCTAATCTTCTCTCCGAGATGGCTAAAGGAAAACATAGCTTTTTCTCTATTGCTTCCACAGGTGAAAGAGCTTCCGAGATTATGGAAGATCTTTTTTCAGGACCCAGAAATCATATTAAAACTTTTGAAGATATCAGAACTTTAGAATTATTCGGAGTGATGAAAAATCCGATCGCGATCGCTTGTGGTTTTGTGAATGGAATTCCAGAATGTGGATCCAATTTCGAAGGCGAATTGATCAGCTTAGGTTTTTCAGAAATAATAACTCTATTAAATGCATTAGAACTTCCCATAAAACCTGCAATGGAATTCGGACTTGCAGATTTGATTACTACTGCAACTTCCAGGTCCAGTCGGAATAGGGCTTATGGACAAAGATTTATTCGTAAGTTGATCTCTGGGGAGGATTCTCCGAATTTACTCGAAAGAATCGAGTTATTCTTAAATCCAAAAGAATTCATCCAAAAAGAGATGAGCCAGAGTGAAACACACGTAGAAGGAGCCTATGCACTTTCTACTATTCTGGATCTTGCGGAAGAGAAGAAAGTGGAGCTCCCACTTTTTACAACACTTTTTGAAGTACTTACTAGAAAGGTTTCTCCAACGGAAATGATCCGATTCGTTTCTAAATCTACAAGCGACGATATCAGAAATATCTCCAGGACGGCTCGTAAAAGATTTGGTTTATCTTTGGCATCTGGGAAGGAATTCCAACAAGCATTAAGAAGAAGGGTGCTTCGACACGTTCATTCTCAACCTGGATTATCAGATAGGATCTTAAAACAATCTGGATTGCAGATCAAGTCTTTGGAGAAGAGATATACTGAAGCCGTAGAGACTGAAGCTGGAACAGACCTGATGCTTCTTCCAAAAGAAATTGAATTATGGAAAGAAGCGGAAGTAGCTTATGAAAATGGAAAGAGCAGAAATATAGAACGTCTAGTAGAGTTTTATGTTTCTGAAATAGCAGATGAATATAGCCCACTCTTTAGAGAATCTTTGATTCATTTAGTTGCTCCTGCGCGTTTTGCAATAGGTGGTTTTAAGCCCGGAGGAGGCCTTCCTAAGATCGGCGGAAACATAAAGGAGATCAAAGCTCTTGCTTCTAGGTACGATATTTTATACACTCCAACTCATAGATCTCATTTAGATTCTATCGAAGTAGCTTTTGGTCTGAGATGGCTTGGGCTTCCTGTTCCAAGATATGCTGCTGATAAAAAAGTAATGGGGACTCCTGGGCTTGCTAGGGTTTTAAAATCCCTTGGAGCTTATATGGTGGATCGCAAAAGAAATCGGAACCTTCTATATCTAGAGTGTTTGACCCAGTACTCTACAATGATGCTCGAAGCTGGAATTCCTACATTGGTATATCCAGAGGGAACTAGATCCAGAACCGGCGGCATCATTCCGATCAAAACAGGAATTCTTTCCACATCTGTAGATGCATTTAAACATACAGGAAGCGAAGTGATTGTAGTTCCTATTGTTCTATCTTACGAGAACGTTCCGGAAGATGTGGAGTTTGCCGGAAAGGACACTCATCTTTCTTTCAGAGATTTCTTATTCAAAAGAACAGAGGTGTATATGGATCTTTGCGAGCCGATCCCGGTTTCGAGATATATACAAGAAGATGATCCCACTCTTTCTATCTCGATGGAGATTTCCAGATACTGGCAAGCTCATCATAAAATTCTTCCAAACCATATAGTAGCAAAACTTTTGATGGAAGCGGATGGAGAGATCAGCGCTTCAGATCTTAGCAAAATGATAGAAGAAATGATCCTCACACGAAAAGGAAATTATCTGACTAAGGATGTTTCTGAAATTTTAGAAAGAGGACTCAAGGTCTTAAATTCCAGAAAGTTTATCAAAAAAGAAAATGGTCTGATCAAGGCATTAGAACCTGAACTTTTGCAATATTATGGAAACATGGTACCGGACCCGACTTAA